One Streptomyces sp. NBC_01217 genomic region harbors:
- a CDS encoding LLM class F420-dependent oxidoreductase, giving the protein MKLGLHYWNYSTPSDPALIAPTLAESVRIAEQAGISSFTVMDHYFQMDTGQTVADEPMLEGYTTLGYVAALSERMTLGLMVTGVMYRHPGLLAKIVTSLDVLSRGRARLGIGASWYEREQYGLGVPVVPVAERFERLEETILICLQMWSDDNGPFRGRHYQLAETLCVPEPIGERPPIMIGGGGERKTLLLAARYADACNLFATDQDEVAHKLDVLRAHCDAEDRDYDAIAKTVMYNGPVLARPDAFLADAEAYAGLGISEIQVLPDRHPVSFTHQIAERITPALGTIG; this is encoded by the coding sequence GTGAAGCTCGGCCTGCACTACTGGAACTACTCGACACCGTCCGACCCCGCGCTCATCGCGCCCACGCTCGCGGAGTCGGTACGGATCGCCGAACAGGCGGGGATCTCGTCGTTCACCGTGATGGACCACTACTTCCAGATGGACACCGGGCAGACCGTCGCCGACGAGCCGATGCTGGAGGGGTACACCACGCTCGGCTACGTGGCGGCGCTGAGCGAGCGGATGACGCTCGGCCTGATGGTCACGGGGGTGATGTATCGGCACCCCGGTCTGTTGGCGAAGATCGTCACCAGCCTCGATGTGCTGTCGCGCGGCAGGGCCAGGTTGGGCATCGGCGCCTCCTGGTACGAGCGGGAGCAGTACGGGCTCGGCGTGCCGGTCGTTCCGGTCGCCGAGCGGTTCGAGCGGCTGGAGGAGACGATCCTGATCTGCCTCCAGATGTGGAGCGACGACAACGGCCCGTTCCGGGGCCGTCACTACCAGCTCGCCGAGACGCTCTGCGTACCCGAGCCGATCGGTGAGCGCCCGCCGATCATGATCGGCGGCGGGGGAGAGAGGAAGACCCTGCTCCTGGCCGCCCGGTACGCGGACGCCTGCAATCTGTTCGCCACCGACCAGGACGAAGTGGCCCACAAGCTCGATGTGCTGCGCGCGCACTGCGACGCGGAGGACCGCGACTACGACGCCATCGCGAAGACCGTGATGTACAACGGCCCGGTGCTGGCCAGGCCGGACGCCTTCCTCGCCGACGCGGAGGCGTACGCGGGCCTGGGCATCAGCGAGATCCAGGTGCTGCCGGACCGGCACCCGGTCAGCTTCACCCACCAGATCGCCGAACGCATCACACCCGCCCTAGGCACGATCGGGTAG
- a CDS encoding DUF3592 domain-containing protein codes for MQVLPGGTATFLLLFGLFLGAFAIRSALRLIRVLRLARHGEHAEGRCADRRTVDRGPGMERGYATEYVFAFRTRDGRDIEFTDHAPGPFGFEVGAPVRVSYDPADPAEHATVAGPGAWGPVVMPALFAVVLGAFAAGLLVGFAAMRGWL; via the coding sequence ATGCAGGTCCTGCCCGGCGGCACGGCCACGTTCCTGCTGCTGTTCGGTCTGTTCCTCGGCGCGTTCGCCATCCGGTCGGCGCTGCGGCTGATCCGTGTGCTGCGGCTGGCCCGGCACGGCGAGCACGCCGAGGGAAGGTGTGCGGACCGCCGGACGGTCGACCGGGGGCCGGGCATGGAGCGCGGTTACGCCACCGAGTACGTCTTCGCGTTCCGTACCCGCGACGGCCGCGACATCGAGTTCACCGACCACGCCCCGGGGCCGTTCGGCTTCGAGGTGGGGGCGCCGGTCCGGGTCAGCTACGACCCGGCGGACCCGGCAGAGCACGCGACGGTGGCGGGGCCGGGGGCATGGGGGCCGGTGGTGATGCCCGCGCTGTTCGCGGTCGTGCTGGGGGCGTTCGCGGCGGGGCTGCTGGTGGGGTTCGCGGCGATGCGGGGATGGCTCTGA
- a CDS encoding Imm52 family immunity protein, with protein sequence MLYVVVNGLWGPREEGPQEIAGRWFDTLTRLKDIDGPTFDAWHESEGGIESDPVLKPSVPALAEYIERKNTGPDLDVVGYTSSLWARNPGMPQATSAIHAGGTSLYAANSVSLAFRSREVDESAEVIRRAPDILRAFAEVWDIDGGQVYSKPQYRAVADQFDLRNTDPRCGRAVFLSANRAALAPEGLPGTYVRTAHSGLVIDLTRGGTQSPAIETIIETNRQLRAAGALEPLPQPFGRDKL encoded by the coding sequence GTGCTGTACGTGGTCGTCAATGGACTCTGGGGTCCTCGCGAAGAGGGTCCGCAGGAAATCGCCGGGCGCTGGTTCGACACCCTCACCCGGCTCAAGGACATCGACGGCCCGACCTTCGACGCGTGGCACGAGTCCGAGGGCGGTATCGAGTCCGATCCCGTACTGAAGCCTTCGGTTCCCGCGCTGGCCGAGTACATCGAACGGAAGAACACAGGGCCCGACCTCGACGTGGTCGGATACACATCGTCCCTGTGGGCGCGCAACCCCGGGATGCCGCAAGCGACGTCGGCGATTCACGCGGGCGGCACGTCCCTTTATGCGGCGAACTCGGTCTCCCTCGCCTTCCGGTCACGCGAGGTGGATGAATCCGCGGAAGTGATCCGGCGTGCTCCGGACATTCTGCGCGCCTTCGCGGAAGTCTGGGACATCGATGGCGGTCAGGTGTACAGCAAGCCTCAATACCGTGCGGTGGCCGACCAATTCGATCTGAGGAACACCGACCCCCGTTGCGGCCGGGCGGTCTTCCTCTCCGCCAATCGTGCCGCTCTCGCGCCCGAGGGGCTGCCGGGGACGTACGTGCGCACCGCACACAGCGGACTGGTCATCGATCTGACGCGCGGTGGTACGCAGTCCCCGGCCATCGAGACGATCATCGAGACCAACAGGCAACTGCGGGCGGCCGGGGCGCTGGAACCCCTCCCGCAACCCTTCGGCCGGGACAAGCTCTGA
- a CDS encoding Tox-REase-5 domain-containing protein codes for MLILVRVLFAAAVLGGAGVLTVASALNEVDGQLLGLLLYAALPSVTAFVLSLYLRTGGIWIWRGLLAIHVWLILGALATLGGDGGGRGVTQLVMPVTVVVLLLRPSSREWFDLPIEQRLPHRRFSIARMIRWRRDDAGQTAMEYLGMILVVVALIGGLVATGIGAQLTGEMRSAICQLTGSACPAPGSDVATGDGGQSAGTSGSGGTESGGSGSDAGGSDAGGAVGSGGTDSGGTAASGGTDSGGTDSGGAGAAGGSNAAGGSGSGSGSGGGDPVTQVDDGGDDVDTSGEPDGGDDVDDGGDGGDEKPGESCTSGVGAFFSCAAHQTGGFFTGLIGDGLWGDITGTFDTVIHPIKAWNGLMDYGKSLGDKWSEDSKGAGDKWSDGDYLGAVWDWTKASGGTGLKVLDDMFIGDDVRDMWNRGDEGQAIGTGLWNIGSLFIPGYGEAKLVGKFGKLGKLGKLGKLGEVAEKASEAAAKAKKAAKAGDVAGAEKAAKEAQQHADDAAEEAGLKGCTVGMGGHVRVPYGSGAGMGLPGSGTGVMAAARTSVPVGFLAGKCDEVDPEKKAAADEAQRLADEAKKAAAAAKRKQELERAQNLPKPAWYKDLKDPPAGAKDGGEGNWQEIKPGVWSYPTEMGARYQEQISKVGRGKEYRVPLDKLTGKPVDFDGWDASRGTYLEAKYGYRGKDYYNADTGELTPDLANRWADQATRQVDAARGKPVEWHLSDPDVAEAAEEMFELRGINVKVINTPGDVTG; via the coding sequence GTGCTGATCCTCGTCCGGGTCCTCTTCGCGGCCGCGGTCCTCGGCGGTGCCGGTGTGCTGACGGTGGCGTCGGCGCTCAATGAGGTCGACGGCCAGTTGCTCGGGCTGCTGCTGTACGCGGCGCTGCCGAGCGTGACCGCGTTCGTGCTCTCGCTGTATCTGCGGACCGGCGGCATCTGGATCTGGCGCGGGCTCCTGGCCATCCACGTCTGGCTCATCCTCGGCGCGCTGGCGACCCTCGGCGGGGACGGCGGCGGGCGGGGCGTGACACAGCTGGTGATGCCCGTCACCGTCGTCGTCCTGCTGCTTCGGCCCAGCTCGCGCGAGTGGTTCGACCTTCCCATCGAACAGCGGTTGCCGCACCGGCGGTTCAGCATCGCGCGGATGATCAGGTGGCGCCGTGACGACGCCGGCCAGACCGCGATGGAATACCTGGGCATGATCCTGGTGGTCGTGGCCCTCATCGGCGGACTTGTCGCCACGGGGATCGGCGCCCAGCTGACCGGTGAGATGCGGAGCGCGATCTGCCAACTGACCGGCAGCGCGTGCCCTGCGCCCGGGAGCGATGTGGCGACGGGGGACGGGGGGCAGTCCGCGGGGACGTCGGGGTCCGGTGGTACGGAATCCGGCGGGTCCGGCTCGGACGCGGGCGGCTCGGACGCGGGTGGCGCGGTTGGGTCCGGTGGTACGGATTCGGGCGGGACGGCCGCGTCCGGCGGTACGGATTCCGGCGGTACGGATTCCGGAGGGGCGGGTGCGGCCGGTGGCTCCAATGCGGCGGGCGGTTCGGGCTCCGGTTCCGGTTCCGGCGGAGGCGACCCCGTCACCCAGGTCGACGACGGCGGTGACGACGTGGACACCTCCGGCGAGCCGGACGGTGGCGACGACGTGGACGACGGCGGCGACGGCGGCGACGAGAAGCCCGGCGAGAGCTGCACCTCCGGCGTCGGCGCCTTCTTCTCCTGCGCCGCACACCAGACAGGCGGCTTCTTCACGGGCCTGATCGGCGACGGGCTGTGGGGCGACATCACCGGCACGTTCGACACGGTCATCCACCCCATCAAGGCGTGGAACGGCCTGATGGACTACGGCAAGAGCCTCGGAGACAAGTGGAGCGAGGACTCCAAGGGCGCCGGGGACAAGTGGTCCGACGGCGACTACCTCGGTGCGGTCTGGGACTGGACCAAGGCGTCCGGCGGCACCGGGCTGAAGGTCCTGGACGACATGTTCATCGGCGACGACGTCCGCGACATGTGGAACCGGGGCGACGAGGGCCAGGCGATCGGCACCGGCCTCTGGAACATCGGTTCCCTGTTCATCCCCGGCTACGGCGAGGCCAAGCTCGTCGGCAAGTTCGGAAAGCTGGGCAAGCTCGGGAAACTCGGCAAGCTCGGCGAGGTGGCCGAAAAGGCGTCGGAGGCCGCGGCCAAGGCGAAGAAGGCTGCCAAGGCGGGCGATGTCGCGGGCGCGGAGAAGGCCGCGAAGGAAGCGCAGCAGCACGCCGACGACGCCGCCGAAGAGGCAGGCCTCAAGGGCTGCACCGTCGGCATGGGCGGCCACGTACGAGTCCCGTACGGCAGCGGCGCAGGCATGGGACTGCCCGGCTCGGGCACCGGAGTCATGGCCGCGGCCCGCACGTCCGTGCCCGTCGGGTTCCTCGCCGGAAAGTGCGACGAGGTCGACCCGGAGAAGAAGGCGGCGGCCGACGAGGCCCAGAGGCTGGCCGACGAGGCGAAGAAGGCGGCCGCCGCGGCCAAGCGGAAGCAGGAGCTGGAGCGCGCCCAGAACCTTCCGAAACCGGCCTGGTACAAGGACCTGAAGGACCCGCCGGCCGGGGCCAAGGACGGCGGCGAGGGGAACTGGCAGGAGATCAAGCCGGGCGTCTGGAGCTATCCGACGGAAATGGGCGCCCGCTATCAGGAGCAGATCTCCAAGGTGGGCCGTGGAAAGGAATACCGGGTGCCGCTGGACAAGCTCACGGGCAAGCCGGTCGACTTCGACGGCTGGGACGCCTCGCGCGGCACGTACCTCGAAGCGAAATACGGGTACAGGGGCAAGGACTACTACAACGCCGATACCGGGGAACTCACACCGGATCTCGCCAACCGCTGGGCCGATCAGGCAACTCGGCAAGTGGACGCGGCACGGGGAAAGCCGGTCGAATGGCACCTCTCCGATCCGGACGTCGCCGAAGCGGCGGAGGAGATGTTCGAACTGAGGGGTATCAACGTTAAGGTGATCAACACCCCTGGTGATGTGACCGGCTGA
- a CDS encoding DinB family protein, with protein sequence MTRTDSPPAWDERTQLATFLDYARDTARAKCEGISAQDARRAPLPGSPLMTVSGLINHLSWVEYFWFEVAFLGQEDEGPWTDEDPDREMRIAVDMPLADVLSQYEERTTRYRELVATHDLDTPAERPHKDGRHPDLRWIVLHLIEETARHNGHLDVIRELVDGTTGT encoded by the coding sequence ATGACACGCACCGATTCGCCTCCCGCATGGGACGAGCGCACCCAGTTGGCCACCTTCCTCGACTACGCCCGCGACACCGCACGCGCGAAGTGCGAGGGCATCTCGGCTCAGGACGCCCGCCGTGCCCCGCTGCCCGGATCGCCCCTGATGACGGTCTCCGGACTGATCAACCACCTCAGCTGGGTCGAGTACTTCTGGTTCGAGGTGGCCTTCCTCGGCCAGGAGGACGAGGGGCCGTGGACGGACGAGGACCCCGACCGTGAGATGCGCATCGCGGTGGACATGCCGCTCGCCGATGTGCTGTCGCAGTACGAGGAACGGACCACCCGCTATCGCGAACTGGTCGCCACGCACGACCTGGACACACCGGCCGAACGCCCGCACAAGGACGGCCGTCACCCCGATCTGCGGTGGATCGTCCTGCACCTGATCGAGGAGACCGCCCGGCACAACGGCCACCTCGACGTGATCCGGGAGCTCGTGGACGGCACCACGGGCACGTAG